AGGTCCCCTCCGACGAGGACGCGCTGGAGTTCCCGCATCCCGTCGGCATCGAGGTCGTCTGGATCGTGCGGCCGGAATCCGTCGCCCCCGGCGCCCTTGCCCTGGCTCGCCTCGCCGAGACCGCGCTCCCGGAGGCGCCCTTCCACGCGTATGCCGCCGGTGAGCAGTCGCTCGCGGCCGGGGTGCGCAAGCACCTCGTCGGCGAGCGCGGTGTCGACAAGAACGCCGTCAGCTTCTGCGGCTACTGGAAGATCGGCGCGTCATCCCCCGCGTCGAAAACCGCCCGCGAGGCTGCAGCGGAGCCCCTCGCATGAGCGGGACGGATGCCGCCGGCTCGAACCCGTACGCGGACCCGACCCCCGGTGCGAGGTCGGAAACGCACCCCTCCGTCGATGCCGGGTCGATTTCGCACCCCTCCGTCGACGCGGGGTCAGTTTCGCACCCCGAACGGGGTTCTGCGATGCAGAATCGACCCCGCAGCGAGGGCGGCCGCGGACGCTTCCGCTTCCCCACGGCCATCCTGCTGACCTGTGCCGCGCTCGGTGTGGCCGGCGGCGCCCTCCTGGCGCCGGCGAACTGGATCTCGACGTTCCTCTTCCTCGGCCTGCCGTTCGTCAGCGTCGGCCTCGCGGGGCTGTGGCTGCTGCCCTCGGTCGTCGCGCTGCGGTTGCTGCGCCGCCCGCTCGTCGGGCTACTGGTCGGCCTGCTCGCTGGACTCGTGATCGTGCCGTTCTCCGGCTACGGCTTCGGCAGCGTCGCCACCAACCTCTGGTGGGCCGCCTTCACGGAACTGCCGTTCCTCTTCGTCCTCTGGCGCTACTGGGGCACCTGGCTGCACTATCTCGGCGCGGTCATCGTCAGCATCGTCTACCCAGTGCTCGCATGGGCGTCGTTCAACCTCGGCAGCTTCGAGCTCTGGGTGCAGATCGCGTTCTTCGCGCTGACGTTCGCGAGCTGCCTGGGCGCCACGGCTCTCGGCATCCTGATCGCCGACCGGCTCCGTCGCGCCGGCGTCGGAGGACGTCTGCCCCGCTGACCCACGACCCGATCCGTCGCGATCCCGCCCTGCCCCTGCCCGCACTGCCCCGCCACCGCCACCGCCACCGCCACCGCCGCCACCGCCGCCGCCGCCGCCGCCGCCGAGCACAGCTTCGGATGCCGCGGCCGACACGCCGCCGCCACGCTCTGGAAACCGGCGCGTCGCACCACGAACTCCGAAGCTGTGCCCACGGCAGCGGGGCAGAGGGGCAGAGGGGGATGAGGGGGTGGGGATGCGGGGGTGGGGGGACCGGAGGCGGGCGATGACCACACAGAAAAGGCCCCGGATGCGGCATCCGGGGCCCCGCTGTCAGTGATGTGTCAGCGCTTGCCGACGATCTGACGACCGACGAGGTCGCGCATGATCTCGTTCGTGCCGCCGTAGATGCGGTGCACCCGCGCATCCGTGAAGGCCCGTGCGATCGGATACTCCATGATGTAGCCGTAGCCGCCGTGCAGCTGCACACCCATGTCGAGCACCTCCCACTCGCGCTCGGTCGCCCAGAACTTGACCTTCGCGGCATCCTCCGCAGTGAGTGTGCTGTTCTGGTAGGCGACCAGCGCGCGATCGATGTACGCCCACATGGCGTCCGTGGTCGCAGACATGTCGGCGAGCCGGAAGCGTGTGTTCTGGAAGTCTGCGATGCGCTCGCCGAACGCCTCGCGGTCCTTCGTGTAGGCGACGGTCCAGTCGAGAGCCGCCTGCGCGGCGGCGGCAG
This genomic interval from Microbacterium hydrocarbonoxydans contains the following:
- a CDS encoding ECF transporter S component; the protein is MQNRPRSEGGRGRFRFPTAILLTCAALGVAGGALLAPANWISTFLFLGLPFVSVGLAGLWLLPSVVALRLLRRPLVGLLVGLLAGLVIVPFSGYGFGSVATNLWWAAFTELPFLFVLWRYWGTWLHYLGAVIVSIVYPVLAWASFNLGSFELWVQIAFFALTFASCLGATALGILIADRLRRAGVGGRLPR